From Lolium perenne isolate Kyuss_39 chromosome 5, Kyuss_2.0, whole genome shotgun sequence, a single genomic window includes:
- the LOC139831667 gene encoding uncharacterized protein, giving the protein MARLTVDQRARLALTNLRSMMMIPSVKMRTILIRFMLDVFDPAIGTFEIGENNGVVSLGFVDVECLLGLVNEGFSAGEILTEEGEDVKHRIPPQFISKSTAATRRDNFDYENGRGRGNVKIDENITEEYRMMEPVVPDPVAAHQNNAKPASAVPKRNRLQNPLITKMLATIPALCAQRTLEMFNKEGVTYKPASAPVSGNMEDQEDVNSFRNGPRDKKEFMYKEESDSAGGGDSIRIIDMNLADEVDKLEKKLKEPAKNGTTKNANDAMRTPDKAGGLNGTPAGKPFGDVGSTPDNPFIIENADPVTSDSEIDLDAVSISKFLSKSKEDELAGKRKRTIPKKFQSPYALDRRTKRQVRGSSTKALNFDDKSGADKNAKPDASCDLTAELVDAAIVFLELASRSDQHKKKNVYRSARGDEVNAERLRVVLDEKWLSDDVIDGYIGHLNLRVGDDRFLCPAWRSKYLVDRAIAGDKPKESSKNMDSAMVYFPLNIGNTHWTTVVMHTPKQEFQVLDSLYPLEFTLETVEALRRQIADDMQVANEVTSGNHPDVSKWPILEYDMPQQHDGNSCGLFVMECMEHWDGDRMTAEISQIKINGRRRRIVAEMMLSPSNTLEMVKERIRSVASRINKKT; this is encoded by the exons ATGGCCCGTCTTACCGTGGATCAACGTGCTAGACTAGCTCTAACTAATTTAAGAAGTATGATGATGATTCCTTCTGTGAAGATGCGTACAATATTGATCAG GTTCATGCTTGATGTTTTTGACCCTGCCATCGGTACATTCGAAATAGGAGAGAACAATGGCGTGGTGTCTCTTGGTTTTGTTGATGTTGAGTGTCTCCTTGGTCTGGTTAATGAAGGATTTTCTGCTGGGGAAATACTTACCGAGGAAGGTGAAGACGTGAAGCATCGCATCCCACCACAGTTCATAAGCAAATCAACCG CTGCCACGCGGAGAGACAATTTTGACTATGAGAATGGTCGAGGTCGTGGTAACGTGAAG ATTGATGAAAATATCACTGAAGAGTATCGGATGATGGAGCCAGTTGTGCCAGATCCTGTGGCTGCTCATCAGAATAACGCCAAGCCCGCGAGTGCTGTTCCAAAAAGAAACAGGCTCCAAAACCCATTGATAACG AAGATGTTGGCTACCATCCCTGCCTTATGTGCTCAG AGAACATTGGAGATGTTTAATAAGGAAGGCGTGACTTACAAACCAGCATCCGCACCGGTTTCCGGTAACATGGAGGACCAGGAAGATGTCAACTCTTTCCGGAACGGCCCTCGTGATAAAAAAGAGTTCATGTACAAGGAAGAGAGCGATTCAGCAGGAGGTGGAGATTCTATTCGTATCATTGACATGAACCTGGCTGATGAAGTTGATAAATTGGAAAAAAAATTAAAGGAGCCTGCTAAGAATGGTACTACCAAGAATGCAAATGATGCTATGCGCACACCTGACAAGGCTGGTGGACTGAATGGTACTCCAGCAGGAAAGCCATTTGGCGATGTTGGTAGCACACCGGATAATCCGTTCATCATTGAAAATGCTGATCCGGTGACATCAGATTCAGAAATTGATCTCGACGCAGTAAGTATTAGCAAGTTCTTATCTAAATCAAAGGAAGATGAGTTGGCTGGGAAGAGGAAGCGAACAATTCCCAAAAAATTTCAATCTCCCTATGCTCTAGACAGACGCACCAAGCGTCAAGTCCGTGGTTCATCCACAAAAG CTCTGAATTTCGATGATAAATCTGGAGCAGATAAAAATGCAAAACCGGATGCATCATGCGATTTGACGGCTGAACTTGTAGACGCAGCTATAGTCTTCCTCGAGCTTGCATCTCGCTCAGACCAGCACAAAAAAAAGAATGTTTACCGGAGTGCCAGGGGCGATGAAGTTAACGCTGAGCGGCTACGTGTTGTTCTCGACGAAAAATGGTTGTCCGATGAT gtcattgatggttacattgGGCATTTGAACCTCCGTGTTGGGGATGATCGCTTCTTGTGTCCAGCATGGAGATCAAAATATCTAGTAGACCGGGCAATTGCCGGAGACAAACCCAAAGAATCCAGCAAGAACATGGATAGCGCGATG gtttatTTTCCACTCAACATTGGCAATACACACTGGACGACCGTTGTCATGCACACACCGAAGCAAGAATTCCAAGTTCTCGACTCGCTTTATCCTCTAGAGTTTACGTTGGAGACTGTTGAGGCACTT CGGCGCCAAATTGCAGATGACATGCAAGTGGCCAACGAAGTCACGAGTGGAAATCATCCCGACGTTTCAAAGTGGCCGATATTAGAGTACGACATGCCGCAGCAACATGACGG GAACTCTTGTGGATTGTTTGTGATGGAATGCATGGAGCATTGGGATGGGGACCGGATGACTGCAGAGATTTCACAG ATCAAAATTAATGGAAGGCGAAGACGAATTGTCGCTGAAATGATGTTATCACCTTCGAACACGTTAGAGATGGTGAAAGAGAGAATTCGGTCCGTCGCTTCCAGGATCAACAAGAAGACATAG
- the LOC127298034 gene encoding inositol-tetrakisphosphate 1-kinase 4-like has product MVPAEQSADHAYTIGYALQPSKVGSVIQPPLVALAAERGMRLVAIDASRPLADQGPFHLIVHKLYDRPWRAQLAAFSALHPSVPVLDPPAAIDRLLDRATMLDVVPDLGISGVGVPRQVAVRDAAALAEPGEMFTAAGLRFPLIAKPLAVDGSAASHAMSLVYRREGLRGLQPPVMLQEFVNHGGVLFKVYVMGDGATCVRRRSLPDVRDEHLLLADDLVPFANVSSLPPPEDAGDADTTTMSPAAGFVEEVARGLRRALGLHLFNFDMIRGESGRYYLIDINYFPGYAKMPGYEVALTEFFAKTLNLQLDHPQLENTARGLDCKVQELEFAQPEIFPSYVSRAAKGF; this is encoded by the coding sequence ATGGTGCCCGCGGAGCAGTCGGCTGATCATGCCTACACCATCGGCTACGCTCTGCAGCCCAGCAAGGTGGGCAGCGTCATCCAGCCGCCCCTCGTCGCACTGGCGGCCGAGCGCGGCATGCGCCTCGTCGCCATCGACGCCTCGCGCCCGCTCGCCGACCAGGGGCCCTTCCACCTCATCGTCCACAAGCTCTACGACCGGCCGTGGCGCGCGCAGCTCGCGGCCTTCTCGGCGCTGCACCCCTCCGTCCCCGTCCTCGACCCTCCCGCCGCCATCGACCGCCTCCTCGACCGCGCGACCATGCTCGACGTCGTCCCGGACCTCGGCATCTCCGGCGTGGGCGTGCCGCGCCAGGTGGCCGTCCGCGACGCCGCCGCTCTCGCGGAGCCGGGGGAGATGTTCACGGCCGCGGGGCTGCGCTTCCCGCTCATCGCCAAGCCGCTGGCCGTCGACGGCAGCGCGGCCTCCCACGCCATGTCCCTCGTGTACCGCCGCGAGGGGCTCCGCGGCCTGCAGCCGCCTGTCATGCTCCAGGAGTTCGTCAACCACGGCGGCGTGCTATTCAAGGTCTACGTGATGGGCGACGGCGCCACCTGCGTCAGGCGGCGCAGCCTGCCGGACGTGCGCGACGAGCACCTCCTCCTGGCCGACGACCTCGTCCCTTTCGCCAACGTCTCCAGCCTGCCGCCCCCTGAGGACGCCGGCGACGCTGATACGACGACGATGTCCCCCGCGGCTGGCTTTGTCGAGGAGGTCGCGCGCGGGCTAAGACGTGCGCTTGGGCTGCACCTGTTCAACTTCGACATGATCCGGGGAGAGAGCGGCCGCTACTACCTCATCGACATCAACTACTTTCCAGGGTACGCGAAGATGCCGGGTTACGAGGTTGCTCTCACGGAATTCTTCGCCAAGACGCTGAACCTGCAGCTCGATCATCCGCAGCTCGAGAACACAGCACGAGGCCTAGATTGCAAAGTGCAAGAGCTCGAGTTTGCTCAGCCGGAGATTTTTCCATCGTACGTGTCGAGAGCTGCTAAAGGTTTTTAG